Proteins from a single region of Demequina sp. NBRC 110054:
- a CDS encoding ribonuclease E inhibitor RraB — MGFLSKVFGGRKRVAPYDLWADDAEQLDAFEARGADISAPRESEFFVSFTSGVKVEAVMDELRTRRIMCELVEPSHDIPEWMVFVRGWKQPLVPDFLRETIDLCEDIAHRYGGEFEGWAGLLTAEEKQA, encoded by the coding sequence ATGGGCTTCCTCAGCAAGGTGTTCGGCGGTCGCAAGCGCGTCGCCCCGTACGACCTGTGGGCCGACGACGCCGAGCAGCTGGACGCGTTCGAGGCGCGAGGCGCGGACATCTCCGCGCCTCGCGAGTCGGAGTTCTTCGTCTCCTTCACGTCCGGCGTGAAGGTGGAGGCCGTCATGGACGAGCTGCGGACCAGGCGCATCATGTGCGAGCTCGTCGAGCCGAGCCACGACATTCCCGAATGGATGGTGTTCGTGCGGGGCTGGAAGCAGCCGCTCGTGCCCGACTTCCTGCGCGAGACGATCGACCTGTGCGAGGACATCGCGCACCGCTACGGCGGCGAGTTCGAGGGCTGGGCGGGCCTGCTCACGGCCGAGGAGAAGCAGGCCTAG
- a CDS encoding 2-hydroxyacid dehydrogenase, whose product MTTTRPHVIVDMSLHPHAMSALTASADVARLPGSGPERAAALAAADGILAYGPPPVEELEHADRLRAFAVHLAPEPSKWHAAEHGITVLESSRLWRTVAEHTLALLLATQRRVPAADAAIRDGRWPVEDLKVPFAGRDLADSTVGVLGAGRIGLHLLRMLGALDARTLFTDATAMPDVEHATGARQVPRDELLASSDVVVVLLPLDDSTRGSLGAEELALLRPGAVLINSARGPIVDEEAMLEALRSGRLAGAGLDVHGDEPLPADHPLLALDNVVITPHLGGSTLECDLELVEGLLEALGAPRA is encoded by the coding sequence ATGACCACCACGCGACCGCACGTCATCGTCGACATGTCCCTGCATCCCCACGCCATGTCCGCGCTCACCGCCAGCGCGGATGTCGCACGGCTCCCCGGCTCCGGTCCGGAGCGGGCGGCGGCACTGGCCGCCGCGGACGGGATCCTCGCGTACGGCCCGCCTCCCGTCGAGGAGCTCGAGCACGCGGACCGGCTGCGGGCGTTCGCGGTGCACCTCGCGCCCGAGCCGTCCAAGTGGCACGCGGCGGAGCACGGGATCACCGTCCTCGAGTCGTCCCGCCTGTGGCGCACGGTCGCCGAGCACACCCTCGCTCTCCTGCTCGCGACCCAGCGCAGGGTGCCCGCGGCGGACGCCGCCATCCGTGACGGACGGTGGCCGGTCGAGGACCTCAAGGTCCCGTTCGCCGGCCGGGACCTCGCTGACTCGACGGTCGGCGTGCTCGGGGCCGGACGCATCGGCCTGCACCTGCTGCGGATGCTCGGGGCACTCGACGCCCGCACGCTCTTCACCGACGCGACGGCCATGCCCGACGTCGAGCACGCGACCGGGGCGCGTCAGGTGCCCCGCGACGAGCTGCTGGCATCGTCGGACGTCGTCGTGGTGCTGCTCCCCCTCGACGACTCGACGCGCGGATCCCTCGGCGCCGAAGAGCTCGCACTCCTCCGCCCCGGCGCGGTCCTGATCAACTCCGCGCGCGGTCCGATCGTCGACGAGGAAGCGATGCTCGAGGCGCTGCGCTCGGGAAGGCTCGCGGGAGCGGGACTCGATGTGCACGGAGACGAGCCCCTCCCCGCCGATCACCCGCTGCTTGCGCTCGACAACGTCGTCATCACCCCGCACCTCGGAGGCTCCACCCTCGAGTGCGACCTCGAGCTGGTCGAGGGCCTGCTCGAGGCCCTCGGGGCGCCGCGGGCCTGA
- a CDS encoding glycoside hydrolase family 43 protein, whose translation MTSAPLASEGPYGYLMVHFLEDAEGYAEKIYLDLSEGDDPERWVPLNGGEPILASHLSTTGVRDPHLSYNPQTGTYFVLATDLRVFGGDDAGWAGWSRGYSTRMNVWESRDLITWSPLRQIDVARDASGAPAEGAPEMGMMWAAETTFVPDFHGLGQGAFVVYWTSTVGDHQVILWGTTTDFTQATWTFGGILLDQGDDTIDTTMIQRDGRTYRVTKDNGATARGLFMEVTDAERWWEPEAQWRQVQTRIGDEYAAGHGVEGPTMFKAHGEDRWYLYVDVIPSIGYRPMVSTDLDADSPWNPLESDRFSLRASTKHGGVLGLTRDQHEALRAADAASPVEADLGRVEVPVGVTPERIRAQLPGTAEATLHGGGTASFPVRWEMSGVDASGVGELRVEGVLQGTIGANLNAWRGRGGSTAWDAPEKTPYSATSLTVSAVVAVV comes from the coding sequence GTGACCTCCGCGCCACTCGCATCCGAGGGGCCGTACGGCTACCTCATGGTGCACTTCCTCGAGGACGCCGAGGGCTACGCCGAGAAGATCTATCTGGACCTGTCCGAGGGCGACGACCCCGAGCGGTGGGTGCCGCTCAACGGCGGCGAGCCGATCCTCGCCTCGCATCTGTCGACCACGGGCGTGCGCGACCCGCACCTGTCGTACAACCCGCAGACGGGCACGTACTTCGTCCTTGCGACGGACCTCAGGGTCTTCGGCGGGGACGATGCGGGCTGGGCCGGGTGGTCGCGCGGGTACTCGACGCGCATGAACGTCTGGGAGTCCCGTGACCTGATCACCTGGTCGCCGCTGCGGCAGATCGACGTCGCGCGCGATGCGTCCGGCGCGCCGGCTGAGGGCGCTCCCGAGATGGGCATGATGTGGGCCGCCGAGACCACCTTCGTGCCCGACTTCCATGGCCTGGGGCAGGGCGCCTTCGTCGTCTACTGGACGTCGACGGTCGGTGATCACCAGGTGATCCTGTGGGGCACGACGACGGACTTCACCCAGGCGACCTGGACGTTCGGCGGCATCCTGCTCGACCAGGGTGACGACACGATCGACACGACCATGATCCAGCGCGATGGCCGCACCTACCGCGTGACGAAGGACAACGGCGCGACCGCACGCGGCCTGTTCATGGAGGTCACCGACGCGGAGCGCTGGTGGGAGCCCGAGGCGCAGTGGCGTCAGGTGCAGACCCGCATCGGCGACGAGTACGCCGCCGGACACGGCGTCGAGGGCCCCACGATGTTCAAGGCGCATGGCGAGGACCGCTGGTACCTCTACGTCGACGTGATCCCCAGCATCGGCTATCGACCGATGGTGTCGACCGACCTCGATGCGGACAGTCCGTGGAACCCGCTTGAGAGCGACCGGTTCAGCCTGCGCGCGTCGACCAAGCACGGCGGAGTGCTTGGGCTCACGCGCGATCAGCACGAGGCGCTCCGGGCCGCCGATGCGGCCTCACCGGTCGAGGCGGACCTGGGCCGGGTCGAGGTCCCTGTCGGCGTGACGCCGGAGCGGATCCGTGCGCAGCTGCCCGGGACCGCCGAGGCCACGCTGCACGGCGGCGGGACCGCATCGTTCCCTGTGCGGTGGGAGATGTCCGGGGTCGACGCCTCCGGCGTCGGTGAGCTCCGGGTCGAAGGGGTGCTTCAGGGCACCATCGGAGCGAACCTCAACGCGTGGCGCGGTCGAGGAGGCTCGACCGCGTGGGACGCGCCGGAGAAGACCCCGTACAGCGCCACATCGCTCACCGTCAGCGCGGTCGTCGCGGTCGTCTGA
- a CDS encoding SAM-dependent methyltransferase → MSIEMVAIGRVTSTRTAPGGDDWDSESSSIALDPQQVGPEALAGLEEFSHVEVLFHLDRVPVERIEREARRPRGNPEWPRVGILAQRGKNRPNRIGATIARVVAVEGLTLTVAGLDAIDGTPVLDVKPYMAEFGPRGEVRQPAWATALMRSYWEA, encoded by the coding sequence ATGAGCATCGAGATGGTGGCGATCGGACGGGTGACGTCCACAAGGACCGCGCCCGGGGGCGACGACTGGGACAGCGAATCGTCCTCGATCGCCTTAGACCCGCAGCAGGTGGGGCCCGAGGCACTCGCCGGTCTCGAGGAGTTCAGCCACGTCGAGGTGCTCTTCCACCTCGACAGGGTGCCGGTCGAGAGGATCGAGCGGGAGGCTCGGCGCCCGCGGGGCAACCCCGAGTGGCCCAGGGTGGGCATCCTCGCCCAGCGCGGCAAGAACCGCCCCAACAGGATCGGCGCGACGATCGCGCGCGTCGTCGCGGTCGAGGGATTGACGCTCACCGTGGCGGGGCTCGACGCGATCGACGGCACGCCCGTGCTCGACGTGAAGCCCTACATGGCCGAGTTCGGGCCCAGGGGAGAGGTGCGTCAGCCTGCGTGGGCGACCGCGCTGATGCGCTCCTATTGGGAGGCCTGA
- a CDS encoding family 43 glycosylhydrolase, producing the protein MADTNAAAPEALAPLWIVPPTLASGDALPGAPEGSALAEVAVAGEGISLVDGAVVSEAEAAVSATVSASIVPADGAEAITRTFPVTVLPETARRVASYHRTPTTATEANNEDVAYSAHLALEGESGFAALNDDYGVFFALTSEVPGPSGTTDEVIRSLKDPFLFHLADGGFGIVATRVARGGGADGTERSSVLVATSPDLLSYTEVGLLDLGVTTGVSAPASVYDAARGVYVVSWTDDAGVAFHADVADLADSSTVGAAAPGGFVTSPRDDSPGATVAVTAEMARGLEVRFGPIRNVGATPLPIVEVAAGAAVSAADLPSRLELDYSDGSTGSLAIEWDAAAIAALDTSAPGEHTVPGRVKQAVYPTPFADERADPSVYKFDFNGQPRFLMIATKDLHMDPVSNSGEPVGMPIRMAERIEDLSDEALEAGRVTEVDLLVHGSLDAYGKPMTGCFWAPEIHMIDGSLSILFMPSYGDPTDMWSGRASIVQLKKDGAGNHLDPTVPANWTATQHVVCADGSELNKIQGISLDMTYFEDSGTHYYAWQMLGSVFIATMDPKDPTRLTSDPVRILAPVYSWDNEIAEGPNVLVRDGRLFLLYSGSTVGDSYTTGLATAPAGEGVDLTDPASWNRLGYPIQKSGPYNGEMQLGTGHGMWSEDEDGNLLYVFHARTDHKGLTGRDMFVRRVHFASDGMPVLDMETDEELLPELRDVAVTVVVK; encoded by the coding sequence ATGGCTGACACGAACGCCGCCGCCCCCGAGGCCCTCGCCCCTCTGTGGATCGTTCCTCCGACCCTCGCCTCCGGGGATGCGCTGCCCGGCGCGCCCGAGGGAAGCGCGCTCGCCGAGGTGGCCGTCGCCGGCGAGGGCATCTCGCTCGTCGACGGTGCCGTGGTGTCCGAAGCCGAGGCGGCCGTGAGTGCCACGGTGTCCGCCAGCATCGTCCCTGCCGACGGCGCGGAGGCCATCACCAGGACCTTCCCCGTGACGGTGCTGCCGGAGACCGCGCGGCGCGTCGCGAGCTACCACCGCACCCCGACCACCGCGACTGAGGCCAACAACGAGGACGTCGCGTACAGCGCCCACCTCGCGCTCGAGGGCGAGTCAGGCTTCGCGGCGCTCAACGACGACTATGGCGTGTTCTTCGCGCTCACCTCCGAGGTGCCCGGCCCCTCGGGCACCACGGACGAGGTCATCCGCTCTCTCAAGGACCCCTTCCTGTTCCACCTGGCCGACGGCGGCTTCGGCATCGTCGCGACGCGCGTCGCACGGGGCGGGGGAGCGGATGGCACCGAGCGCTCGAGCGTGCTGGTCGCCACGTCGCCCGATCTGCTGAGCTACACCGAGGTCGGTCTGCTCGACCTCGGCGTGACCACGGGGGTGTCGGCCCCCGCGTCCGTCTACGACGCCGCGCGCGGCGTATACGTCGTCTCCTGGACGGACGATGCAGGAGTCGCCTTCCACGCCGATGTCGCCGACCTCGCGGACTCCTCGACCGTGGGCGCCGCGGCCCCGGGTGGGTTCGTGACGAGCCCCAGGGACGACTCACCCGGCGCCACGGTCGCCGTCACCGCCGAGATGGCCCGTGGCCTCGAGGTCCGCTTCGGACCGATCCGCAATGTCGGCGCCACGCCGCTGCCCATCGTCGAGGTCGCCGCCGGCGCCGCGGTGTCGGCCGCCGACCTGCCGTCTCGCCTCGAGCTCGACTACTCGGATGGGTCCACCGGCTCGCTCGCGATCGAGTGGGACGCCGCCGCCATCGCCGCGCTCGACACCTCCGCGCCCGGCGAGCACACCGTCCCCGGCCGCGTGAAGCAGGCCGTGTACCCGACGCCCTTCGCGGACGAGCGCGCCGACCCCTCGGTCTACAAGTTCGACTTCAACGGCCAGCCGCGGTTCCTGATGATCGCCACCAAGGACCTCCACATGGACCCGGTGAGCAACTCGGGTGAGCCGGTCGGCATGCCGATCCGCATGGCCGAGCGCATCGAGGACCTCTCCGACGAGGCGCTCGAGGCCGGCCGCGTCACCGAGGTCGACCTCCTGGTCCACGGTTCGCTCGACGCGTACGGCAAGCCCATGACGGGCTGCTTCTGGGCGCCCGAGATCCACATGATCGACGGCAGCCTCTCCATCCTGTTCATGCCGTCCTACGGCGACCCGACGGACATGTGGTCGGGCCGAGCCAGCATCGTCCAGCTGAAGAAGGACGGCGCCGGGAACCACCTGGACCCGACCGTTCCCGCGAACTGGACGGCCACCCAGCATGTGGTGTGCGCCGACGGCAGCGAGCTCAACAAGATCCAGGGCATCTCGCTCGACATGACCTACTTCGAGGACTCCGGCACGCACTACTACGCGTGGCAGATGCTCGGCTCGGTGTTCATCGCGACGATGGACCCGAAGGACCCGACGCGCCTCACCTCCGACCCGGTGCGCATCCTCGCGCCCGTGTACTCGTGGGACAACGAGATCGCGGAGGGGCCGAACGTGCTCGTGCGCGACGGGCGCCTGTTCCTGCTGTACTCGGGCTCGACCGTCGGCGACTCCTACACGACCGGCCTCGCGACCGCCCCGGCCGGCGAGGGCGTCGACCTCACGGACCCCGCGTCCTGGAACCGCCTCGGCTACCCGATCCAGAAGTCGGGGCCCTACAACGGCGAGATGCAGCTCGGCACCGGCCACGGCATGTGGTCCGAGGACGAGGACGGCAACCTGCTGTACGTGTTCCACGCGCGCACCGACCACAAGGGCCTGACCGGCCGCGACATGTTCGTGCGCCGCGTGCACTTCGCGTCCGACGGCATGCCCGTCCTGGACATGGAGACGGATGAGGAGCTGCTGCCCGAGCTGCGCGACGTCGCCGTGACCGTGGTCGTCAAGTGA
- a CDS encoding SDR family oxidoreductase, with amino-acid sequence MNDEAQGAEALRAPFGTEAELRAVPSASGAAPLVLVLGATGYIGGRLVPRLLAGGYRVRTLSRSAERIAALPWADDVEVIEGDASDAEAMAEAMEGVDVVYHLVHSMHAGRDYGRLDRAIAINVALKAAAHDIRRIVYLSGLHPEGVELSPHLASRKEVGDILLASATPAIVLQAGVVIGSGSASFEMIRHLTEVLPYMPAPRWVRNTIQPISVRDVLYYLLAAARLEEDVNRELDIGGPDVMRYSEMMNGYAAVAGLPQRGITALPVLTPSLASHWVGLVTPVPRQIARPLVESLLHSCVVKNDDVKTLIPDPPGGLTSYPESVRLALSRIEIDDVETSWLDGRVTGAPSDPMPSDPNWAGRTVFKDARSRRTSASPDDVWQVISQVGGATGWYSASVLWATRGLMDRMIGGVGHRRGRRTHAQLTVGDAIDVWRVEHVERGRLLRLRAEMRVPGHAWLELGVDPVEEGGAEYHQRAVFFPRGLTGRLYWLTMLPFHGLVFSGMVNRIVAEAEGEADQLATGEKVS; translated from the coding sequence ATGAACGACGAAGCGCAGGGTGCGGAGGCGCTGCGCGCGCCCTTCGGCACCGAGGCCGAGCTTCGCGCCGTGCCATCCGCTTCCGGCGCCGCCCCGCTCGTGCTCGTGCTGGGAGCCACAGGCTACATCGGTGGTCGGCTCGTGCCGCGACTGCTCGCGGGCGGCTACCGCGTCCGCACCCTCTCGCGCTCGGCTGAGCGCATCGCCGCGCTGCCGTGGGCAGACGACGTCGAGGTGATCGAGGGAGATGCCTCCGACGCCGAGGCGATGGCCGAGGCGATGGAGGGCGTCGACGTCGTGTACCACCTGGTGCATTCGATGCATGCCGGGCGCGACTACGGCCGGCTCGACCGGGCGATCGCGATCAATGTCGCGCTCAAGGCGGCCGCCCACGACATCCGCCGCATCGTCTACCTCAGCGGACTGCACCCCGAGGGCGTCGAGCTCTCTCCGCATCTCGCGTCCCGGAAGGAGGTCGGCGACATCCTGCTCGCGTCGGCCACGCCTGCGATCGTGCTGCAGGCGGGCGTGGTCATCGGCTCCGGCTCGGCGTCCTTCGAGATGATCCGCCACCTGACCGAGGTGCTGCCGTACATGCCCGCGCCACGATGGGTCAGGAACACGATCCAGCCCATCTCGGTCCGCGACGTGCTCTACTACCTGCTCGCAGCGGCACGGCTCGAGGAGGACGTCAACCGCGAGCTCGACATCGGTGGGCCCGACGTCATGCGCTACTCGGAGATGATGAATGGCTACGCCGCGGTCGCGGGCCTGCCGCAGCGCGGCATCACGGCGCTGCCCGTGCTCACTCCGAGCCTCGCCTCGCACTGGGTGGGCCTCGTCACGCCGGTCCCGCGCCAGATCGCGCGCCCTCTCGTCGAGTCGCTGCTCCACTCGTGCGTCGTGAAGAACGACGACGTCAAGACGCTCATCCCCGACCCGCCTGGCGGGCTCACGTCCTATCCCGAGTCGGTGAGGCTCGCGCTCAGCCGCATCGAGATCGACGACGTCGAGACGAGCTGGCTCGATGGCCGCGTGACGGGCGCACCGAGCGACCCAATGCCGAGCGACCCGAACTGGGCGGGTCGGACCGTCTTCAAGGACGCGCGCTCGCGGCGCACCTCCGCCTCACCGGACGACGTCTGGCAGGTCATCTCGCAGGTCGGCGGCGCGACAGGGTGGTACTCCGCTTCCGTGCTGTGGGCGACACGCGGGCTCATGGACCGGATGATCGGCGGGGTCGGCCATCGACGCGGCCGTCGCACGCACGCGCAGCTCACGGTCGGCGACGCGATCGACGTGTGGCGCGTCGAGCACGTCGAGAGGGGCAGGCTCCTGCGTCTGCGCGCTGAGATGCGCGTGCCCGGTCACGCATGGCTCGAGCTCGGCGTCGATCCGGTCGAGGAGGGCGGCGCCGAGTATCACCAGCGCGCGGTGTTCTTCCCGCGCGGCCTCACGGGGCGCCTGTACTGGCTGACCATGCTTCCCTTCCACGGGCTGGTGTTCAGCGGCATGGTCAACCGCATCGTCGCCGAGGCCGAGGGTGAGGCGGATCAGTTGGCGACCGGCGAGAAGGTGTCGTAG
- a CDS encoding SRPBCC domain-containing protein has product MMTDVITRVDESIYIDAMPHAVYTYCLDPRRLFAGDPKAVVESDVKNDGVGTTFSLKMASGPIEEDDVLEYVDVVPDKRIEIAMQPTMHVLRRHGAGHVTAPYSLVHVFEREGGGTQMTLKVQVHHPPLYERMMDRLEGKGPERMVQARLERVKHAVEGMTAAA; this is encoded by the coding sequence ATGATGACTGACGTGATCACCCGGGTCGATGAGTCCATCTACATCGACGCGATGCCTCACGCCGTCTACACCTACTGCCTGGACCCCAGGCGACTATTCGCGGGCGACCCGAAGGCCGTGGTTGAGTCCGACGTCAAGAACGACGGAGTCGGCACGACCTTCAGCCTCAAGATGGCGTCGGGCCCGATCGAGGAGGACGACGTGCTCGAGTACGTCGACGTGGTCCCTGACAAGCGCATCGAGATCGCGATGCAGCCGACCATGCATGTGCTCCGTCGCCACGGCGCCGGACACGTGACCGCGCCCTACAGCCTGGTCCACGTGTTCGAGCGCGAGGGCGGCGGCACCCAGATGACCCTCAAGGTGCAGGTGCATCACCCGCCGCTGTACGAGCGGATGATGGACCGCCTCGAGGGGAAAGGGCCGGAGCGGATGGTTCAGGCCCGCCTCGAGCGCGTCAAGCATGCGGTCGAGGGCATGACCGCGGCGGCTTAG
- a CDS encoding GNAT family N-acetyltransferase → MRLRRWTDADLPVLQGANAPEMTVHLAGPETPARVRRRHEQYIRGWDTTQPRMFTIRATADDAPVGSVGWWESEWDGAPCLEAGWAVLPAFQGRGAATSALRLLLESAYAEGRRGVLMACPHTANAASNAVCRKAGLTHRGAFDDDYRGVPMTLNAWAIDLGELHRGAGAP, encoded by the coding sequence GTGCGGCTGCGCCGCTGGACCGATGCGGACCTGCCGGTCCTCCAGGGGGCGAACGCTCCCGAGATGACGGTTCACCTGGCCGGGCCTGAGACGCCCGCCCGGGTGCGACGGCGTCACGAGCAGTACATCCGCGGCTGGGACACGACGCAACCCCGGATGTTCACCATCCGTGCCACGGCGGACGATGCTCCGGTGGGGTCGGTCGGGTGGTGGGAATCGGAGTGGGACGGCGCCCCGTGCCTCGAGGCCGGCTGGGCGGTTCTTCCCGCGTTCCAAGGTCGGGGCGCAGCGACCAGCGCGCTGCGTCTGCTCCTCGAGTCGGCGTACGCCGAGGGGCGGCGAGGGGTCCTCATGGCGTGCCCGCACACCGCCAACGCCGCCTCGAACGCGGTGTGCCGGAAGGCCGGTCTCACTCATCGCGGCGCGTTCGACGACGACTACCGCGGCGTCCCCATGACGCTGAACGCATGGGCCATCGATCTCGGAGAGCTCCATCGTGGAGCCGGCGCGCCGTGA
- a CDS encoding diguanylate cyclase gives MLDTVTMRVLLAVVALLVLLVFLAGTYRRTRSRYAAWWSVSLLLSGLASVAYLFNGTALQVVFNPVGNVLSVVGAGCVWFAARAVRGRAPLWWVLAAIVAVVALAAYLDDPLHDAWTGGEALLAGMLAGFVLAAREVAGLWRERRRHLSPARWDVVGSSLLALLVAGTSMAALYVGRLVAFVVWGPEDARFDTWFGAGVTTLAMILMLVVTTFGVTSISHYESARDVRRRAAYDSLTGLLTRAEFLDRAEGWRARRGHGAIAVVADLDRFKQINDALGHEAGDRALRAFGAAARESLVGQGICGRLGGEEFAMLLETTDLDRAHEVLRRVSERYALGSPVRLGAPTASYGVTIAHGHEPVAGVLARADAALYLAKSRGRDRVEVDSGGGV, from the coding sequence ATGCTCGACACCGTGACCATGAGGGTTCTCCTCGCTGTGGTCGCGTTGCTCGTTCTCCTCGTCTTCCTTGCCGGAACCTACCGCCGCACGCGGTCCCGCTACGCCGCCTGGTGGTCTGTATCTCTCCTGCTGTCGGGTCTTGCGTCGGTCGCCTACCTGTTCAACGGGACCGCGCTGCAAGTGGTGTTCAATCCCGTGGGCAATGTGCTGAGCGTGGTCGGGGCCGGATGCGTCTGGTTCGCCGCACGCGCCGTGCGAGGACGGGCGCCGCTCTGGTGGGTGCTCGCCGCCATCGTCGCCGTGGTGGCGCTCGCCGCGTACCTCGACGATCCTCTGCACGACGCGTGGACCGGCGGTGAGGCACTCCTCGCGGGGATGCTCGCAGGCTTCGTCCTCGCCGCGCGCGAGGTCGCGGGCCTATGGCGCGAGCGCCGCAGGCATCTGTCGCCCGCGCGCTGGGACGTGGTCGGCAGCTCTCTGCTCGCGCTGCTCGTCGCCGGCACCAGCATGGCGGCGCTGTATGTCGGCCGACTCGTCGCTTTCGTGGTGTGGGGGCCGGAGGACGCCCGCTTCGACACGTGGTTCGGCGCGGGCGTGACGACGCTCGCGATGATCCTCATGCTCGTCGTGACGACGTTCGGGGTGACGTCCATCAGCCACTACGAGTCGGCGCGCGACGTGCGGCGCCGCGCCGCCTACGACTCGCTCACCGGCCTGCTCACGCGCGCGGAGTTCCTCGATCGTGCCGAGGGCTGGCGCGCGCGCCGCGGCCACGGCGCGATCGCCGTGGTCGCCGATCTGGACCGCTTCAAGCAGATCAACGACGCGCTCGGCCACGAGGCGGGGGACAGGGCCCTGCGGGCGTTCGGGGCCGCTGCGCGCGAGTCCCTCGTCGGTCAGGGCATCTGCGGGAGGCTCGGGGGTGAGGAGTTCGCGATGCTCCTCGAGACCACGGATCTCGACCGTGCGCACGAGGTGCTGCGGCGTGTCTCCGAGCGCTACGCGCTCGGATCGCCCGTGCGTCTCGGGGCTCCGACCGCGAGCTATGGCGTCACGATCGCCCACGGACACGAGCCGGTGGCGGGGGTGCTCGCCCGCGCGGATGCCGCGCTCTACCTCGCGAAGAGCCGGGGCCGCGACCGGGTCGAGGTCGACTCGGGCGGAGGCGTCTAG
- a CDS encoding GGDEF domain-containing protein yields the protein MPILDLDTLRATQAAVGLCVFLLVYLGTYRPTRAPYAGWWSAALLAAGVGALVTLLAPSVGRPADALGNAASVLGAAFAWSAAASIDGRRTARLAVAVGPVAIFAWTMLGIPGVGTRPGALAVVLGIGAYAGLASGELWRLLASRRWRRRPRDGAALAAVVSMLAAAAGSALYCAVGAGLIVGAELRPELRIPWAGPTAAALASLAVLVVITGSITELSHVEMSRRWYERATRDDLTGLLLREPFRERAEAAIVSDIGRGHRSVLVLADLDHFKALNDTYGHAEGDRALRAFGRACRGLTRDGDLSCRLGGEEFGLLLRAVSAEEASAVCERLTASFSELCSDGPAPAPTVSYGLAVAGPGATLDASLVRADGALYRAKSQGRDRVEVDDGVV from the coding sequence GTGCCCATTCTCGACCTCGACACCCTGCGAGCCACGCAGGCGGCCGTGGGCCTGTGCGTGTTCCTGCTCGTCTACCTCGGCACGTACCGGCCCACCCGCGCGCCGTATGCCGGGTGGTGGAGCGCGGCGCTGCTCGCTGCCGGAGTCGGGGCGCTCGTGACCCTGCTCGCGCCGTCGGTCGGACGCCCCGCGGACGCGCTCGGCAACGCTGCAAGCGTGCTTGGCGCGGCGTTCGCCTGGTCCGCCGCGGCCTCGATCGACGGGCGCCGGACAGCACGGCTGGCGGTGGCGGTCGGTCCGGTGGCCATATTCGCATGGACGATGCTCGGCATTCCTGGCGTCGGGACGCGGCCGGGGGCCCTCGCGGTTGTGCTGGGCATAGGCGCGTACGCGGGCCTGGCCTCGGGTGAGCTGTGGCGCCTGCTCGCTTCCAGGCGATGGCGCAGGCGTCCCCGCGACGGCGCGGCCCTGGCGGCGGTGGTATCGATGCTGGCGGCGGCCGCGGGGTCTGCGCTGTACTGCGCCGTGGGAGCGGGTCTCATCGTCGGGGCGGAGCTGCGGCCGGAGCTCCGGATCCCGTGGGCGGGGCCGACGGCGGCAGCGCTGGCGTCTCTCGCGGTTCTCGTGGTGATCACCGGTTCCATCACCGAGCTGAGCCATGTGGAGATGTCGCGGCGCTGGTACGAGCGGGCGACCAGGGATGACCTCACCGGGCTCCTGCTGCGCGAGCCGTTCCGCGAGCGGGCCGAGGCTGCGATCGTGAGTGACATCGGGCGGGGCCATCGGTCGGTCCTGGTCCTTGCCGACCTCGATCACTTCAAGGCGCTCAACGACACCTACGGTCATGCGGAGGGCGACCGTGCACTCAGGGCGTTCGGCCGAGCCTGCCGGGGACTGACCCGCGACGGGGATCTCTCATGCCGGCTCGGCGGGGAGGAGTTCGGGCTCCTGCTTCGGGCGGTCAGCGCTGAAGAGGCCTCCGCCGTCTGCGAGAGGCTCACGGCGAGCTTCTCCGAGCTGTGCTCGGACGGTCCCGCGCCCGCGCCGACCGTGAGCTACGGCCTTGCCGTGGCAGGACCGGGTGCCACGCTGGACGCGTCGCTCGTCAGGGCGGATGGCGCGCTTTACCGCGCTAAGTCGCAAGGCCGGGACCGCGTCGAGGTCGACGACGGCGTCGTCTGA